TCACATTGAACATTAACACAAACACTCACCAGATCTGCTTCAGACTCGGGAGGTTCAATATGAGGTGGCGGAGAGCGGGGACAGATCGGTCTGTGAGCGAGTTTGATCCCAGGTCCAGCCCCATGAGTGATGGTTTTGTACTGAGAGCGGAGACGAGATCCTCGGCACCAGCATCTGTGAGATCCACATTGTTCAgtctggagatgagagagagtgagggtgaaggacacagCGACACAGGGGACAGTACAAATCCCCcgtgtttatcagtaacacaattactaATCACATTAATATTCAGTGTCAGACACCCggtgactgtaaacacaatctcccacagtctaGTGCTTACCGCAGtgtctgtattttacactccggaTTCCTCAGAGCCGCAAACATCAGTctcactcctgaatctcccagtttattACCACTCAGGCCCAGCCCCGTCGGTGATGGGTTTGTACGAAGAGCGGAGGCGAGATCCTCGacaccagaatctgtgagaccgacatTCTCCAGCCTGGAGatgagggagagtgagtgtgaaggacacagagagacaggaaacggtacaaatccccagtgtttatcagtaacacaattactgatcacattaatgttctGGGTCACacacccagtgactgtaaacacaatctcccacagtctggtacttaccgcagtgtctgtattttacactccgggttcctcagagccgcagacaccagtttcactcctgaatctcccagtttattACCACTCAGGCCCAGCCCTGTCAGTGATGGGATTGTACTAAAAGCGGAGACGAGATCCTCAacaccagaatctgtgagaccgacTCTGTtcagcctggagatgagagagagagtgagggtgaaggacacagagagtCAGGAGATggtacaaatccccagtgtttatcagtaacacaattactgatcacattaatgttcagtgtcaggCACCCAGTGAatgtaaacacaatctcccacagtctggtacttactccagtttctgtattttacactccgggttTCTCAGAGtcgcagacaccagtttcactcctgaatctcccagtttattACCACTCAGGTCCAGCTCCGTCAGTGATGGGCTTGTACTGAGAGCAGAGATGAAGTATTTTCCtccagaatctgtgagaccgacatGGTTCAGCCTAGGGAAAAGAATGaggtgaaggacacagagagacaggagacggtacaaatatccagacacccagtgactgtaaacacaattTCCCAGAGTCTGGTACTTAccacagtttctgtattttacactccgggttccTCAGAGCCACAGACACCAGTTTCACTTCTAAGTCTCCCAGTTCATTACCACCGAGTCTAAACACAAACAGACAAattgaagaacaaaatgattcaaACAGTGAGTCTCAGGGAATTTCTCTCACTCGGATATTTCAGGAAACATCAAAACCCTTCAGTAAATCACTGATCGGAGTTTCCATCACTGTCAATGTCCCTCACTGCCCAGCTCCAGGCTATTCACCGAATATCAGTAATTTAGTCTGTCGGTATGACCCTGTAAACTCCACATATTCTGTCTCATTCCCCAATGGTTAGAAGAGTGCTCCTGACGTGAGAGACTCAGAAGGGGCAGAGTTGAAGGATAGGAGAAAGTCCCACAGGGAGGAAGATTTGTGAATCAGGCATTATCGATGGGAGATGGAGGAAAAGACCCCACCTGAAGAAAAGGGACAGGAAGACAGAACCTGCAGGATAGAGGGGGtaatggggaagagagatcccaGATGAGGAAGGTGGTTGGGGAAGAGAGATCTaacaggaggaagggggatggggaagagagatccaACAGAGggaagggagacggggaggagagATCccagaggaggaagggaaatggggaagagagatccaacaggaggaagggggatggggaagagagatcccacaggaggaagggggatggggaagagagatcccacaggaggatggggaatggggaagagagatcccacaggaggaagggggatggggaagatgaTCCCTCAGGAGGAATGGGGATGGTGAAGAAAGATCACACAggagaaagggggatggggatgagAGATCCCACACGAGGAAGTGGGTTGGGAAAATAGATCCcagagaaggaaggagttggggaAGTGAGATCCCACCGGAggaaggggatggggaagagagttACACCAtatggaagggggatggggagacaGATCCCACAGGAcgaaagtggattgggaagagAGAACCTACAAGAGGAAGCGAGATAGGGAAGAGAGAATCTACAGGAGGGAGTAGGATGGGGAGTAGGAAGGGGGTTGGAAAGAGAGATTCCACAGgaagaagggggatggggaagagagatcccacaggtgtaagggggatggggaagagagatcccacaGTGGGAATCCAGATAGCGTTTGTCACAATTCTTCACAATCGTATTTACTACAGTTTTACTCAATCCCTTTACATTGAAACAACACAATTGGAcaggttcagagttcagagtgaaAGATAAATCAAGTTACCTCAACTCCTGGCATCTGTGCAGCACGGGTCCCAGCCGCTGGATTCCTTCACACTGAATGCGGCATTCCTGCAGGTTGAGGTGTTTTATTGTACCACAAAGTCCAATGACATGAGACAGGACCGCGCAGTCAATCGGAGTCAATGTCATTCCACTGAATGAAAGTACTTCTGCTGATTCCAGTGCGGCCTGAACCAGTCCATAATTCTGAGACTCAAATAGGTAGTGCAATGTGTTCAGGAGGCTCCTTTTACCACCTTTCCTCTCTGTGTTTCCACTCTGACGTttaacctcctccttcacccagtCAATCACCCGGCAGGTTGTTTGATGAGGAAATGGGCCCAGAAACTCCTCCAGGCCCCGAGCTGTCATTGGGGAGGAGAGACCAGCAACAAAACGGAGAAATACCTCAAATCATCCATCTGTCGTATAGTGGGCTTCAGTGAGGAATTTCAGGATATCCCCAGGATTTAGAGTCAGGAATTGTGCGACTGCAGCCACAAACTCTTGGATGGTGAGGTGTGGGAATGTGTAAACCACACACCGGGCAGAATCCTCCctctccaaaagctccatcagGAACCCAGACAGGAACTGGGAAGGCTGCAGACTGTAGTTGATCAAATCTCCATCTGTAAACACAATCTTCTTCTCGGACACTCCTCTAAAGGCCATCTGACCAACCCTGAGTAACACATCACGGGGGTTCTCAATCTCACAACCATGGtttttcaggatgttgtaaatATAGTAGGAATATAGTTGGGTGATGGTCTTGGGAACTCGCTGCGGGTCCCTGACTCTTTGCGTGAAGAAGGGGCCCAGTGCCAGAGCGAGGATCCAGCAGTAGGAGGGGTTGTAGCTCATGGTGTACAGGATCTCGTTCTCCTCCACGTGTTTGAAAACAGCAGCTGCCACCATTTCATCTTCAAAATGCCTGATGAAATATTCCTTCCGTTCCTCACCAACAAATcccaggatttcagcccaaaTCCCGATCTCTGCCTTTTCCAATAAATGTAACGCAGTGGGACGGGTGGtcaccagcactgaacaccctgggagcagcttgccctggattaaactgtacacGATATTGGACACTTCACACCACCACTCGGGATCTGGGCACTGGTGCTTGGGTTCTGTATCTCTCCGACTGTCAGCAAAATCGATTCTGTGTTTGAATTCATCCAAACCATCAAATATAAACAGCAATCCCTCTGGGTTCTTCCAGACCTCTCTCAGGACATTCCCGAAGTAGGGATACTGATCCAGAATCAGTTCTCTCAGGTTTATTCTACAGTTAATGGAGTTTAAATCCCGGAATTTGAAACTAAAGACAAACTGGAACTGCTGGTATATTTTCCCTATGGCCCAGTCATAAACAATCTTTTGTACCATTGTGGTTTTCCCGATCCCTgcaactccagccactgctgcttttCTCCCAGATTTGGAGTTACTCCAGGAAAAGCTGCTCTGGAATAACTGATCAGTCCGGATTTTTTCCAGGTGTCTGCGGAGATGTTTTGCTCTCCACTCCTCATGGTCTCTGCCTCTTGCCAGCAGCTCATGTTCCACCAGTGTCCGATCCCGAACAGTAGAAATGACCGTGAGCTCAGCGTATCGATCAACCAGCTGGAAaaccttcaccttctccctcatcaggaTCGTGTTCACTCTCAGTGTTTTCGTTTGTGCCCGCAGAgtctccttgtgtttctgttgAACATCTTCCATGGGAACAGACAGTTGACAAATTGTTAGATGCTTCAACTCAGAACTCAGTATTTAAATACACAAGAGTTAGCTCAAAGCTATTGCATTAATTGGATTCATCAGTGAATGCTCGTACAGCAAAGTAAATTCAATTAACAGACCCCTGACTGGACAGAGAGGCCTGGTCTAGATAAACACCAGATCATCACATTTATACATTAATTGTGCTGTGAAGGTGAGTAGTGACCCCCGACTGTCCTGTACTGGACAAACTCCCACTACTGTCACAGCTATCATTTTTTCTTATGGAAGAAAATTTTAATCCCCAGTGCTGATGTGACGTATGGAGATGGAGAAAAGGGTAGTGGGCATTCTGTCAAAATAACAGGTCAGggaatcacagctctccctcccaccatcactgATTCAAAACACAGACAGCTTTACTGACCAGCACCTGCGCAGTGGTTGGGAGATTGGGGAGTGTGGGATCTCAAAGTGTGCTCGAATCCTGTcatgggtgtgtggggtctcgcaATGTGTCTGTACTCTGCCAGGGATGTGTGGGGTCCCGCAATGTGTCTGTACTCTGCCAGGGATGTGTGGGGTCTCGCAATGTGTCTGTACTCTGCCAGGGATGTGTGGGGTCTCGCAATGTGTCTGTACTCTGCCAGGGATGTGTGGGGTCTCGCAATGTGTCTGTACTCTGCCAGGGATGTGTGgagatctcacagtgtgtcaagacACGGCCAAGTGTGTGTGGCATCTGACAGAGTCTCAATAACttgccaggggtgtgtggggtctcaaacTGTGTCAGGatactgtcaggggtgtgtggggtctcacagtgtgtcaggaccctgtcaggggtgtgtggggtctcacactgtgtcaggaccctgtcaggggtgtgtagggtctcacagtgtgtcaggaccctgtcagaggtgtgtggggtctcacagtgtgtcaggaccctgtcaggtgtgtgtggggtctcacagtgtgtcaggaccctgtcaggggtgtgtgcggTCTTacggtgtgtcaggaccctgccaggggtgtgtggggtctcacagtgcatCAGGACCCTGTaaggagtgtgtggggtctcacagtgtgtcaggatcctgtCAAGGGTGTGtgaggtctcacagtgtgtcaggaccctgccaggggtgtgtgggctttcacagtgtgtcaggtccctgtcaaGGGTGTGTGAggtctcacagtgcgtcaggaccctgccaggggtgtgtggggtctcacagtgtgtcaggatcctgtCAAGGGTGTGTGAGGTCTCCAGTGCGTCAGGACCCTGCCAGAGGTGTGTGCAGTCTTACAGTGTCTCAGGTCCCTGTCAAGGATGTGtgaggtctcacagtgtgtcaggaccctgccaggggtgtgtggggtctcacagtgtgttaggatcctgtcaggtgtgtgtgggctctcacaatgtgtcaggaccctaccaggggtgtgtggggtctcacagtgtgtcaggaccctctcaggggtgtgtagggtctcacagtgtgtcgaGACCCTGTCAGGGAGTGTGGGGGTCTGACAGTGAGTCAGTTCCCTGTCAGGGAGGGCATGGGCTATCCAGTCAACATATCCAGGTGAAATGGAGCGTAGGAAAACACTGATTGTTGAAATGTTTACTTCAATGTGACAGTGGTAGAAATAATGTTCTTCAATAATCAGGGACAGAATCTGTTTCATATTCAGAAATGGGTGTGGGAATTTCTCTGCCGTGACTGTTCCCTCGGCAAACAGTATGAAGAGCAGCGTAGAGCAAGTTTGCAGGGAAATTGTAGAGAATTACCAAATCCTTATTGCATGGATTACCGAGGGGTTTTATTGTGTGAATGTGGACTGGAAAATCATTAACACATGTGACAGAAATGTGAGCAGATTGAAAACTTCCTCTGGTACCATTTGAAAATTAACATCTTTGGAATTAGTTCTTGTAAATGAGACAGGCTGAATGAGGGTTGTGGCCTAGATCCTTTATATTTCTATTCAAGGTCTTTGAGTAATCAGTTAAAACATGGGCTACTGTAAGATTAATAATTTTTACAATATTTGTCTTTCCTACCCTCTCTCCTCTGTTAAATGTGCAGTTGTGTGATCCAACTCAATCTGCGATTATGAAGCCTTACAATTTCTGAGCCCATGCACTGCCCCGGGCTCCATATTCACAGACACGATGTGCTCACAGATGTAGTGAGTTTCTTTTCCGTTTGGTCACAATTCAATTAATTGCAATATTATTTATAGATATTTTCAGTCCTTTCCACCTTTCTTGCTGCAATCCCACAACCATTGGTTTCTCTGTCCTATTTCCCATCTCTCACCCCTCCACAGTGTCCATCACACAACACCGGCACACATGAAGTTCAGCTTCTGTGGACTGAGCAGAGGATTTTGTCCCAGATCTCAACCTCACTAACACTGTCTCCTGATggaattcccaggattattgagTGGGAAATTAAACTGGATAACTGTAGCAATGTTTGCACTAAGGGAGTGCGGATGTGAACAGAGTAGGGTTCATTTGCTGCTTTGGGGTTGAACCGAGCAGTTGGGGTGTTCCCTGCTTTTCTCACTAAATTCTCATTGCAACTCTGTGACGAGAACTTCAAAGGACTCACAGTTCTAAAAATGATGACCTGTAGGATCTGAGGGAGTTTAGAAAAGTGACTTAGGATTAAAGCTGCACCGGGGGTTGGGTGGTTGTAGGGAAATGATTTCACCTTTTGGAGTAAGACATTTCCCATAGCTTCGCTCCTCAGATTgccctcttctccattctgaccCCGGTGGAGGAATCTGTATTTGCAGGACACAGAAACTCACCAACTCTCTGCATTGTTCCTCATAATGTCCTGTGAAAACTCTCCCTCCATGTGTCTTACTGTGCGCTGTGTCAACATTCACCTGGTTAAATCCCCGTGGCTCAACAACGAAATCACCCTACACAATATCAACTATTGATGGTCACAGCAGTTTCTTCATTTACCTTTCAGCCCCCTGGGAATCTCCCGGATGGGTCGATGGACCGGAACATAACCTGTTCAGATTTAAACAATTTGACAAATTTCAATTCCTCACATTGTAATGTAATGTTTGAATCCAAAATTAAATTATACTCTGATATTATCTCACCAtgttcctgtatctctttcagtaTTTTGTCAAACTTTGCGACACCAATCCGCATTTTCACAAAGGCTTCCCACATCACCCTCCGGGCGCTGGAGCCTTTCTCCATCACCAGGCTCAGGAGGAGTTTAGAACTGTCTGCCCGCTCTCCCTTATCAGCGAGATCAGAGATTTTCTGGGAAGAGTAACAGTGAACATATTGGGGACTGACAGATTCACACAGAGAATGAGAAGTAAATGATGTGCTCTGTAATGGGATCACACTGAGCAGTCACCCGGACAGGTGCTGATCCTGTCTGGACATGGACTGTACATTCTGAGTTCAGAGCACACGGAGGGACATTCACCGTGAACCTAGTCCACCAGTCAATGAGATCCTGGCTGGTCTGTGACCGCTTCACTGACGTGGCTCCAAATCCATAAATAATTCCTCATTAGATTTGACCGTGTAGAACAGAAATCAGAAAATAACGATCACAGATGAAGAAAGAAGTCAAGAAGGTTTTTATGTCCAAGTGAACGGTCTCAGAGAAGTTGCAGAAAAGATGATATGATTCATCTCCTCAGTCCACCAGTGTCCAACATGACAGTGGATTACCGGCTGACACCTGACGcctttcctttgccttttccagTGGAGATTTATTCAGTGATTACACATTACACCATGACAGTATTTCCCAATCCATGCTGTTTGCAGTTACAGATTGTAACACAATCATCtccacccagaacagaacacactcAAGCTCCTGTGGCACCCTTTGATAATGCCCCAGTTCTCACTGACACCCTGCCATCGCACCTCCTGTCATATTTCCATTTAATACTGTAAACCCACACAGCTGTTACTTGCTCAACTCGCTCTGAGCGTTGATCAGTCCATGGGGCCTTTTCACTCTTTCTATCACCGGTTCAGATTGACATTTTTGTGATTGCAGTTACAGTATTTATTTCCCAGTTGTTCCTTTATCTAATTTAATATTCGATGAGTCAGAATCCCGACACCCATCAGTCCTGTGATGGCGGGAAATTCAAacccattccccttcccactcacCCGGTGTTCCTCTCCGCTGAACTGATTCTCAGCCGTTAACGCCAGGCTCACTCCGTGCACACTTCCTTCCATCGCCTGCTCCAGCCTGTCCCGGTAGAAGTCCGTCAGCTGCAGCAGCTGGAAATCATTCCAGCTTGCCAGGAGCTCGGTGATATCAGAGCTCGGACCTGTGAAGGAAAATGGGGAAAATTAATGAAATTACCCACCCCATATTTGGAGGCAACTTTGTCTCTGGAACCTAAAGATGGTGTGCAGGGTCACCAAACACAGACCGagatatatgtatgtgtatgtatgtatgggaGGAAGGAACGGGCGGGGTGGTGAAATGAGCGCAGGCCAGCTGGGCGCTCAGATCTGGGGAGGGTTGTGGTGGGGTATGGCTCCATCTGTTGAAGGCTGCCCTTTCGTGTCTCTGGGATACACTTTTCTGTTTGGAAAGGACTCTGCTTATTCCTGAGAATACAGTAACCCATCACCATCACTCTCCTGGTACTGCCCATCACCACCGCTTGGCTCTGGGTTACTGTCTGGTCAACCGCTTCCTCGGCAAATCTCTGGgatatcacacaaaatgctggaggtacccagcaggtcaggcagcatctatggaggagaatagacAATCAACATTTAGGGCCAAGGACCTTCAtctgactggaaatgaagggacaGAAATTCTAGATATTGCCACATTATTTTCCACTCTTTGTGGTCCTGATctcaaacattaactgtttattcctttccatggatgctgcctgacctgctgatgtcTGCCAATATATTTTGTGTCTTTTTGTGTTGCTCaaaactttcagcatctgcagaatgtcttgtgctcTGGTCTACCTCACTGTTTTAATGTGCATCACAGTCTGCTTGAGGAGCAAAAAGCAGACAGTAATTGTGCTCCTTCCACGTGTGACTATTCCCCCCGAGATGTAAACTCTCTGCTCAGATTTTACAAACATTTTGTGAATTGCTGATATTGAATTaaagtcagacacagagtcaaggaaatatttataaattaaaataattcgCTAACATACTCATGTCCTTTCCTGATCTTGACGTCACTGGAACTTGTCCCCTGCCCACTCCTTGTGGACAGTTCTGGTCAGATTTTGATGCTCTGTAACGAACAAAATTAACAGTAGGGTCAGACATTAGTtgaggtgtaaaggagaataccGTTTTGTTTTTCACCTGAGGCAAACATTTCCAAACATCTTGGATCTATCCACTGAAGGCTTGACTCAGCCGGATCCACCCGCACCCATTTCCGATCTCTCCATGGATTGTGCACTGTGCCGGGTATTTCCAGGGTACCTACTCACTGTATTTCAGGCAAATCCCTTTCAGGTAGCAGTCTTGTTCACCAGTGTGGTTTCTCAGGTcctgttgaatttgttgccaagtgAACAAGTATGGGAAGGTACAGGTACAGGGAAACACTGACGTGTAGCAACATCACAGACAAATATATTCAGATAACACAAGGAACAGCAATTATACAGTT
Above is a genomic segment from Mobula hypostoma unplaced genomic scaffold, sMobHyp1.1 scaffold_105, whole genome shotgun sequence containing:
- the LOC134342045 gene encoding LOW QUALITY PROTEIN: NACHT, LRR and PYD domains-containing protein 3-like (The sequence of the model RefSeq protein was modified relative to this genomic sequence to represent the inferred CDS: substituted 1 base at 1 genomic stop codon); this encodes MSPSSDITELLASWNDFQLLQLTDFYRDRLEQAMEGSVHGVSLALTAENQFSGEEHRKISDLADKGERADSSKLLLSLVMEKGSSARRVMWEAFVKMRIGVAKFDKILKEIQEHGYVPVHRPIREIPRGLKDVQQKHKETLRAQTKTLRVNTILMREKVKVFQLVDRYAELTVISTVRDRTLVEHELLARGRDHEEWRAKHLRRHLEKIRTDQLFQSSFSWSNSKSGRKAAVAGVAGIGKTTMVQKIVYDWAIGKIYQQFQFVFSFKFRDLNSINCRINLRELILDQYPYFGNVLREVWKNPEGLLFIFDGLDEFKHRIDFADSRRDTEPKHQCPDPEWWCEVSNIVYSLIQGKLLPGCSVLVTTRPTALHLLEKAEIGIWAEILGFVGEERKEYFIRHFEDEMVAAAVFKHVEENEILYTMSYNPSYCWILALALGPFFTQRVRDPQRVPKTITQLYSYYIYNILKNHGCEIENPRDVLLRVGQMAFRGVSEKKIVFTDGDLINYSLQPSQFLSGFLMELLEREDSARCVVYTFPHLTIQEFVAAVAQFLTLNPGDILKFLTEAHYTTDGXFEVFLRFVAGLSSPMTARGLEEFLGPFPHQTTCRVIDWVKEEVKRQSGNTERKGGKRSLLNTLHYLFESQNYGLVQAALESAEVLSFSGMTLTPIDCAVLSHVIGLCGTIKHLNLQECRIQCEGIQRLGPVLHRCQELRLGGNELGDLEVKLVSVALRNPECKIQKLWLNHVGLTDSGGKYFISALSTSPSLTELDLSGNKLGDSGVKLVSATLRNPECKIQKLELNRVGLTDSGVEDLVSAFSTIPSLTGLGLSGNKLGDSGVKLVSAALRNPECKIQTLRLENVGLTDSGVEDLASALRTNPSPTGLGLSGNKLGDSGVRLMFAALRNPECKIQTLRLNNVDLTDAGAEDLVSALSTKPSLMGLDLGSNSLTDRSVPALRHLILNLPSLKQIWLGDNEFSETGEKELTPLQGVRPGLTVIL